Proteins found in one Hoplias malabaricus isolate fHopMal1 chromosome 17, fHopMal1.hap1, whole genome shotgun sequence genomic segment:
- the LOC136673672 gene encoding terminal nucleotidyltransferase 5C-like: MTELKDDRRFHNLTQEQVETLDQVLTEVIPIHGRGNFPTLEIKPKDIIHVVRERLISKSIKVRDVRLNGSTASHVLVKENGTSYKDLDIIFGVELPKQEDFQIIKEVVLGCLLDFLPRGVNKDKITALTMKEAYVQKMVKVFNEHDRWSLISLSNNSGKNVELKFVSSLRRQFEFSVDSFQIILDTMLETYLESSHPPESEAKEPPPPPREVPSVIVVAESMYGDFEQAMDHLRYRLIATRNPEEIRGGGLLKYSNLLVRDFKPASETEIKTLERYMCSRFFIDFPDVNEQQRKIESYLRNHFIGEEKSKYDYLMTLRRVVNESTVCLMGHERRQTLNMITILALKVLGEQNIIPNTNNVTCYYQPAPYMADHNFSNYYIANGQSPLIYHPYPLHIHMQTGLV; this comes from the exons ATGACGGAGCTGAAGGATGACCGGCGATTCCACAATCTGACGCAGGAGCAAGTGGAGACTTTGGATCAGGTTCTAACTGAGGTCATTCCCATTCACGGAAGGGGCAACTTCCCCACGCTGGAGATCAAGCCCAAGGACATCATCCATGTGGTCCGAGAACGGCTGATTTCCAAAAGCATCAAGGTGAGGGACGTCCGCCTCAACGGCTCCACGGCGAGTCATGTGCTAGTCAAAGAGAACGGCACTAGCTACAAGGACTTAGACATTATCTTTGGCGTGGAGCTTCCTAAGCAGGAAGACTTCCAGATCATAAAGGAGGTGGTTCTGGGCTGCCTTCTGGACTTTCTGCCGCGGGGCGTCAACAAGGACAAAATCACAGCCCTCACTATGAAAGAAGCTTATGTGCAGAAAATGGTGAAGGTCTTCAATGAGCATGACCGCTGGAGCCTGATCTCCCTGTCCAACAACAGTGGGAAAAACGTGGAGCTTAAATTCGTCAGCTCTCTGCGGCGGCAGTTTGAATTCAGTGTGGACTCATTCCAAATCATCCTGGATACAATGCTGGAGACCTACCTTGAG AGTTCCCATCCACCTGAGTCAGAGGCTAAAgagcctcctccacctcctAGAGAGGTGCCTTCTGTCATAGTTGTGGCCGAAAGTATGTATGGAGATTTCGAGCAAGCCATGGACCACTTGCGCTACAGGTTAATTGCAACACGCAATCCCGAGGAGATCCGAGGAGGTGGCTTGCTCAAGTACAGCAATCTGCTGGTTCGGGACTTCAAGCCTGCCAGCGAGACCGAAATCAAAACCCTAGAACGTTACATGTGCTCTCGCTTCTTTATCGACTTCCCAGACGTGAACGAGCAGCAGAGGAAGATCGAGTCTTATCTGCGCAACCACTTCATTGGCGAGGAGAAGAGCAAGTACGATTACTTGATGACGCTGCGGCGGGTGGTCAATGAGAGCACCGTGTGCCTGATGGGCCATGAACGCCGTCAGACTCTCAACATGATTACCATCCTAGCTCTTAAGGTCCTGGGGGAGCAAAACATTATCCCCAACACAAACAACGTCACATGCTACTACCAGCCTGCTCCATACATGGCCGACCACAACTTCAGCAATTACTACATTGCCAACGGACAGTCCCCACTTATATATCACCCTTATCCCCTACACATACATATGCAGACTGGACTGGTTTAG
- the LOC136673662 gene encoding charged multivesicular body protein 1b, whose amino-acid sequence MSSMEKHLFNLRFAAKELERNAKKCNKEEKSEKAKVKKAIQKGDMEIARIHAENAIRQKNQSINFLRMSARVDAVAARVQTAVTTNKVTKSMAGVVKSMDATLKSMNLEKVSALMDKFEHQFETLDVQTAQMEDTMGNTTTLTTPQKEVDSLMHEMADEAGLDLNMELPQGQTGSVGTSVASTEQDELSQRLAKLRDQI is encoded by the exons ATGTCTAGTATGGAGA AGCACCTTTTCAACCTCAGGTTTGCAGCAAAAGAACTAGAACGAAATGCAAAGAAATGTAACAAAGAGGAAAAGTCTGAAAAAGCTAAAGTCAAAAAG GCTATCCAGAAAGGCGATATGGAGATAGCAAGGATACATGCTGAAAATGCTATCCGACAAAAGAATCAGTCCATCAACTTCCTGCGGATGAGCGCTAGAGTGGACGCAGTGGCAGCTCGTGTCCAAACTGCTGTTACAACGAATAAG gTCACCAAATCTATGGCAGGTGTGGTTAAGTCTATGGATGCCACCCTGAAGAGCATGAACTTGGAAAAG GTCTCTGCTCTGATGGACAAGTTTGAGCATCAATTTGAAACACTGGACGTGCAGACAGCCCAGATGGAAGACACCATGGGCAACACCACTACACTGACGACACCTCAG AAAGAAGTGGATTCCTTAATGCATGAGATGGCAGACGAAGCTGG GTTGGATCTTAATATGGAGCTTCCACAGGGGCAGACAGGCTCTGTTGGCACTAGTGTTGCATCAACTGAACAG GATGAACTTTCTCAAAGACTGGCCAAGCTACGAGACCAAAtctag